The segment attaatattgattcaatattttcttttttattttgattatcatcaaaatatttacgtccacatattttttcatttttatgctCAATAATAACATCAATTGCTTCAATTGTTTCACCACATTCTAAACGTTTTCTTTCTTCAACAGTacttaataattctttttgaaatttaacatctaaattacatttttcatcAACTAAACGTTGTTTTGTTCttcttaaattatcaatttcatgACGTAATGCTGCTTTTTCATCAGTATCATCAGTTTTTTCAAgattcattgatttttcagCTAATACATAACCAAGATGTAATATTCTAGCACTTattgcttctttttttttatcaatttcatcttTTGATCTTGAATAAACTCTTTCATCTTCACTTTCTGATTGCATTTCTTTTAGTTTTGATgctgttaaattatatttttcttcaagttcacgtatttttttttgatcaattgataattCTTCTTCCAATTGACCCTTTCTttgttcttctttttttaattgtttttttaatttttccatttgtttttttgatgaatttaatgaacTTTCAAGTTCTAATACTTTTTTAGCTGAATCATCAgcaatttgttttatcatttcaatATCATGCattcttttttcataatttattgcaatttttttatatctttcaaTTTCATGTTTATGTgttgtattttcattatcatgatacattgaatttttaacttgTGCAAGTTGTGTTTTTGTTGTACACCATTCTTCTTCTAATTTTGATCTTTTAcgttgaattttcatttttgcaCTACTACgtgtttctgaattttttatcatatcagctataaatttttcttttattttaattgttgtttgtaATTCTTCAATTCTTTTATGTGCACCATCTAAATcagattgtatttttttaacttcagtTTGTTTAgcttcattatttattgttaatgctttaagtgtttttatttcttctggtatttcattactttttaatgtatcaattaatatatctggtgaatatttatttttcattgtataattattattatttaattttttttcagcattattatcaattaatttattatttttttcatttgcattGTTTTGTGGTAGCTTTAAACCACCACTAAATACAGCAATATCATTACACATTTCTGAGCCTGGTAGCATTGAATTTCTACGTGTATTTTGATTTCTCATTggtatttgtttaatattttttgcataatcatcatcataattatcatcatcatcatcatcgtcatcattattatcactattattattatcattattactatGTTGTGtaactataaatttattattttcaaattcatcatcaactgaatcaattaatttatcagtttcaatttttaatttattcatacatTCATCTAGCTTTTCAAGAAAATCAGGATTTTCTGATAGACTTGCATCACTCtgttcttcttcatcatcctcatcttcatcatcatcctcgTCTTCAGTaatatcttcatcatcttcatcatcatcatcatcatctgaatCTTCATCTGAATATTCAGATACATTACGATACTCAGTACGATTACCAGACTCATCAGTTTCAGTAActtcttcaattatttcaagtgaTCTACGTGGACATTCAGTAAAACCAGGAATACTTGCTGTATCATCAGATGTTATACATTCTTCATATTCTTGTTTCATACATAaccattgttttatttgatcTTGTTCATTATGTGGTAACATATTATTTGTtactatttttgaaaataaacccTCGGCATTTGATACTAATTTTGACCATTGTGTTGCTGCAAATTCTAAACGAAATATATCAGCACTTGGACTTCTATCACCAGATGTTATTGTATCATGAGTTTCATCACCAGTTTGTTCACTATCTTCATCACGATTATCATTTCTCACTTCACGATATGATCCTTCAATATATTGAGCTGTAATACAACTATGATTGTCCAGGACATTTTGTGAATGAACCCAACCGTAGTgcatcataattataatattattaacaatacattaactgtaaaaataatagaaaataaattagattattgttttaataaaattaataaaattaataattacatgataatttatttaacaatattgttgataaataaataacttgacAAGTATTTATGCAACATGACGGAACTGGACCAACtggtattgtaaatatttttttttttttgttataaaaattgtgtacaaaaaaaaaataacatccaAAACATGTAAACACTATCAAGAGCGTCAGTCGTATGGACCATTTTTTTCGAGAGAGAGACagcaagagagagagagatttCATCTCCTCAAGTGGTAAGCCCCTTTTATATCGATTGAGTAGAGTTTACTAAAATTGGCGCTTCTTTTTTAAACACCCGCCGaaaattattgtcatcatcatcaagtcaAAGGCTTTgttgtcatgttttttttaattgtttataaattttatttatcattatttcgtTATCTTGTATAATATGTAATTGTATTtagctatttaaaaattattaaataatatatgtataattatattatttaataatttactaatacatttaaatgaaaaaaattaaaacaagtataatttttatatccgTTGTACTTTTACTAACATACTTTGCGCAATTCACTAGCTTGtgtcagttttattttttcagttgtGCACGTGGTGCGAATGCGAGTGgacgtttattttattctccgcgtttaaattaatttatgtaatataatacataattaaagaaaaataaaaatcaattaataaaatcaataaacaaatatattttcaagtaagctaaataataatagaataaaaaaaaaatatttcttctggaaaaaaattaataaaacaatgtcaattatttgagtgatttttaaatgataaaacaagatgtaaaaaaaaaaagagtcatcaatttgttatttttttttcgttaaatttatttttttttccattctctACTTTCACTTAACGCGGCTTCTTTTAAAACAACTGTCacattctttttaatattattcttactGTGACGCAAGATGCTTGCTGacttatcaatattttcattaatttttatcatttttttatatcaacttgCTTCCGTgtaatttaatcaaaacatAGTAATGTGAAATTTACAAGTTCAtcgacatttattatttaattattattaatcgtCAAACgagtatatgtattttttttttcatcgaggtaaatatataatttttatattgctgaaattggaatttttttttgtttttttcactTTCGTTGCGGGAGAGTTTCTAGGGCAAGAGTGTCGCAAGGTAGAATGCAGGTATATAGAAGGAGGGAATAGAGGGAcgatcatgttttttttatttatttatttttcatttcgacAATGTCAAGGACAGACTATGTTAATAAAGttgttttgtatttgaatatttttattatctttttattatcttgaGTGAGTTTATTTTGGTTgggtaaaaatattgttgagatGCACATTATTACAGTTGGATCTTTGTAAATATTGCACCTCAAGGATACGTCAAATCAATACGAGATAATGCAACGACGTAAAAACATAGGTTATTAGTATGTAGCAagtgttttttataaacaaatattaaattactgaggtcatcaagaaaataataatacaagttgacaaaaaaaaaaacattttatttatatattatcaatttttattgaaagaatattaaataataaaatacataattttgaataattaattcattacatattatagttgaaaaaaaaaaaatattgatttattattatataaaaatttatagaaaaaaaaaaacgaatgaatgttattgataattttttgtttaataacttgcatatgaaatttaaaattaataaatatttataatttattacgttaaaaaaaaaattgatgcatAATTTCCCATTGCAAATTCGGTGAAAGTTACGAGTCGCgtggatttatttatatttacgttaaaatatcaatataatcagtatttttttttctaaaatgacaatttatgtctactttttatgatttttcggataaaaaaaaaaataaatgaataataattgaaaataaaatttattgtgctGTGTTAATGAcgtaataaaaatcaagaaaaattctaaaaataaactgaaaatatcaaacaaattgaaaataaataaaaataataataaaaagagtgACACTGCAATTTGTCTAGTCaatctatatttttcatttttttttttttttacaataatttatttgatctaTTTATCTTATTGAGTCAGCAgatttcgaaaaatatttattcggtaaaaaattttctaatgatctaatttgatatttaaatttatttgtataaatatttaaaaatattaatattattaattgcacTGATCTCAAGACAAAGTGCATTTGTGAGAAAccactttataaataaaaatgaataaaaaaaaaaagaagaataattatataactGTTAAGCTATAGCTTTCTATTCGCATGTTCGATACATTCATGATGCAAGTATTACTTGAACAGTTgtatttataaagttttaaaaaaaatttctcggtaatttttttaactgaccCAAAATCCGTGAGCGATTTAACTTTATATGGTAACCTTGATcacattttaaaatcaataaaatataaaaataatgaaaatagttattttataaataaattttcatttttttttttattgcaaaataaagataagattgttgttttttttttttttttactgataattataaaatgaaaattaatcacatttatttattgaaattgtgATGTTTTGAGTGAACTTGAACTCCCTATCTCTCCACATATTCCTCTgatgtttaaatgaatatatactattattaattttcgataaatatttatttagcttATTGAGTTttgcataaattaaataaattataaataattattataattttcttatgtatttttaattaaagctaatttgtttgttaatttttattatttaataatttaaagatatGGAAAAACAAGAGTCAGAAATGTCGTCATCAAGACCAATTGCAAcggcaccaccaccaccaccctCACCATCAGCATTACCACCATCATATGAGGAAGCCATTGCAACGTCAATAAGAATGACAAATTCACCCGTTAATATTACATCATATACATCACGACTACCTTTATCAACTCCATGTAAGTttgttacaaaattaattactattatcaacatttatcCACATGTATTATTTctacttgttatttttatttactcatgAATTGCATGATAaagtttcaataaattaatataacacACGTTAATCATTAAAGTGATGTATTAACAGCGCAATTTTACTtgtaatatatacatttttttttttgtttatgtttttatattgcaAACTAATGATAGTCTGTAgaatattaatgtttattaactAAACTAgttatacttgaaaatatttttccataagccgttatgaatttattttttttaaattaacaatcaaatatatattttgacaaaaagttttctaaattacacaaaaatatacattatgctgaaacattaattaaatttaaattggtaattattgtttttttttattaactttttcttttttttaaaaaattaaataatctttaaatataattgataaataattaacatgaaAAGTAagtaattgatataaatatttttaatttttttttcaattttttcataaacatttTACCATGTTAGATTAATTGGGGCTTAAATAACTGTAAAAGTaagttcattttatttaaaaacattatcacAATTAACAAGAATTAAAttagacaataaaattttaattaaattaaaaaaaaaaaaattaattatttgataaataaaataattaaattaatttttatatgtttttgtttttaatctaatttttttgttaaaaaatatctttttttaattcttgtttttatgtatttttttttgttgattatttttttattacaaatataataacttGTTTGTAtgttgacaaaaaattaaagaataatttttttattattattttagatattcAGCCAACAGTACACATGCCACATCCAGTTAATTCAGAATGTGATACATCATCATACAGTCCACCTCCAGCATATCCAATAACTTCAGGAATTCGAATAGTTAGACCACCACGAACATATAATTTAGCACCAGGAGCTGTTAAAATGCAATGTCCATCATGttcacttgaaataaaaacttCAACTGTCTCAGATCATCAACCTATGGCACATTTTTGTTGCTTGATACTCTGTATTcttgggtaaaaaaaaaaactaacacacacttattttttctattgtcaaTATACAATTACAATTATGACTATTAatcaaaatcattatttatttttttcagatgcTGTTTGTGTTCATGTTTACCATATTTTATGAGTGCATTTATGACTGTTCATCATTTTTGTCCTCGATGCAAAGTCTATATTGGTACGTGGAAAGGTTTTGAATCATCACGACGACTAACtacagtttaaaaatataaatctaatAAGCCAACAAAAATCCAAGTgcattatgaaaataaaaaaaaaataaaaaccatatttttaattaaataaataatattattttcacttatGCAATTGCTTGTTATTAGTGATCAACTGATTgccattatatattttaaaaataatataattacatcaagaaaatatctataaataaaacgatacaaataaatacgattgcttaaactttttttttttttttcttttattatcatttatcatttgttaattagtTGACAATGTTTTGCTATATTATCTACGTCACAGCGATAGAATTTAGAAaagacaatatatatattgttaatatgaTTAAATTATCGACTTGAAATAACAACATCTCGATAATAGaaaatcatcatttatcatagttatattatttaaacatctattcgtattttataatgaacagattgtcttattttttttttttatataaagattttccttatgaaaatttatttgaatgtaaTGTTTATCTgtgattttttaatgacaatttatGTGATTTAATGACAGCAAATATCACAAGTGGATAGATATACATAAAAGGTATGTGtatcaattggttttttttaaattcgaaaattggttaatattaattgtgatacattgatttttcatatagttttttttggaCTTGATAGTCAAAGATTTGAAAAATGTAtacagtttttatttatttattttttgggtttttagattattgatttttatattgttaaagtTAACTACGTATGTGGTACTAAATTTTTCACTAAATTTGGATTATGAGGTAAAAATTGTTGCTGTGCAACTGATGATAGTTGTTTGTCAATTGGTTTTGTATAATCATATAGTGATGGTGCTTCACAAAGTATTGCAAATGTACCAACAATTGATGCAATTGTAAATATCCAAAGAAATAATCGATCTAATACCATTGCAACAAATCCCCAATCTTGATCTTcctgtaattaataatataaaaataattaaaattaatttattgttatttttatagttattCAAAAACTCACAGCATTAAATTCATCCTGTCGTTGTATATGATGTTGAATAAACATGACATTATGAAGAGCTTTTTCCAATTCAaaaggatatttttttcttggcaCCACATCACTCATTGATTCATCAAGACCAGACATAACTGTTGGAAGTCCATTGTATCCTCTTATTCCTGTTTCTAATGTACTCAAAAATCTATTTGTTGcagcttgttgttgttgttgctgttgttgttgatgaagaCCATTACATCCCATTAttaaagctatttttttttgtacaaatatAATAGAGTtaattggttaaaaaaataaaaatgtttatgtaTGAATTTATTACCTCCTCGATGTCTCAGGGATTCTGGTGATGACATAACTGATGGTGATCTCATTGCTGCTGATATagcatcatcaaatttattttttttaccaggtTTACCTCttccatatattttatgaGCAGCTAAATCATTTAGCAAATCATCTGGTACTcgcattaataataattttggtaatcttcgtataaatatttttctaatccATGGTGCCATTTTATGAGTACTTGGTTTACGATAAtgaacatttaatattataattgttataacaACTGATAATGCAACTAATatcattgtaaataataaatattttcctaATAATGGTAATGCAAGTGATGTTGATGGTATTATTTCAGATATTAAAAGGAAAAACATTGTTTGTGATAAAAGTATATTAATACataatgcaattttttcaCCTGAATCAGCTGGTAAATAAAATGCAAGAATTGAAAGATATGATATACTAACACatggtattattaaattaacagtgtaaaataatgttttacgtcttaatgatatattaaaaaatatatctggaTATGGCTGACGACAACatggataaaatttttcatgtcgTTCAGCTGGTACACCAAGTATATCCCATTCAACACTTGGATAATATTCACGAAGATCAATTCCAACTTCTACCTTgttgttatcttttttttgtctcataTGTTTTAAATCAatctgtaaaatatattaatttatatttttaaaaatttattgtttaaatatatatacattatggaaaaaaaattaatgcataTATTATTACTTGAAAACCATCATATGTCCATGAGCCAAATTTCATAAAACAAGTTTGTTgatcaaatggaaaataacGTACATCAATTTcacatgatgatttaaatattgctgGTGGTGTCCAAAGTACTTTTCCCGTATAATGAAGTACAGCTTTTGTCATTGTTGTGACACCATATTCACCATCtgcactattttatttttaaacaattttaaaatttaataaaacttttttgtttaataactAACTAAgctacaaaaattaataattaaaatttaaactcacTTGTTATAAAGTACTATGTCTGGTAACCAAATGTGTTCACTTGGTACATAAAGTTCTGTAACACCACCGTACTCTGAGGGATTCCATCGGAATTTATGATCAACCCATTcctgtataataataataaaacaaaattttgattaattaattctatttatattaataatttcattattattattaatattacttacGTGATCAAGCCAAAcgtttgttgttaaaatttgATCTTTGagattctaaaaaataatttttcatttatttaaaatttttttaattataaaatttatttacttactaAATCAATGAGTTGAGATAATCTTAGACCAAGTTTAACGACAACAATATCGGTATTATTTGATACTGGTCGAATGAGACGATTATAATTTGACAAAAGATCATCGTAAAGTCTTTTTGCATCAGGATTTCCTTGACATATATCAATTCCAATAATAAtcagaattatatattttattgctcTCATAATTGAccctttaaatattatcattattattattttaaataactaaagtattatctatttttaaaaacaatctgaaaattttataatcaacgATAATGATCATTAAacttttaagatttttttttatatcgttagaaattttttctttaccgtcggcaataaaatatcatcaagagTTACGAACCTGTTGCTTGATCacgatttttattataaataattaaattaattattttttattattatttaaatccatgaaaatttaaactttcataaatattatttaaagtttttttttttatttatagtacACTttgttttccttttttttttttttatctcaatcaCAATTTAAGATTTATTCGTTTTTcttgtttcattttattttctattttttatatcaatttgtattttatcttgaaattttacgacaatatattcaattaatatattaataatattaataataagtagtgttattattattataatatttgtaaaaaatgaaaattaaacgTAGATGAGTTTTTGAGATGTTTAGTTGGGTTGGTCGTGCAGCCGGTGGACCACTGGgctgaaaatttttgtgaGGGTGCGCACCAACCCTTATTTCTTTGGCTGCAGACGAAACAAACAAGAAGGGGAAATGATCGATACGCGACTGcgcatttttaatattttaataatatcattcgCGCAGAATCCCATGTTGGGGTCCATCAAGGGATATGCCTGCAAGAATCTAGGATTGTCGACAATTGT is part of the Aphidius gifuensis isolate YNYX2018 linkage group LG1, ASM1490517v1, whole genome shotgun sequence genome and harbors:
- the LOC122859266 gene encoding kinesin-like protein costa yields the protein MMHYGWVHSQNVLDNHSCITAQYIEGSYREVRNDNRDEDSEQTGDETHDTITSGDRSPSADIFRLEFAATQWSKLVSNAEGLFSKIVTNNMLPHNEQDQIKQWLCMKQEYEECITSDDTASIPGFTECPRRSLEIIEEVTETDESGNRTEYRNVSEYSDEDSDDDDDDEDDEDITEDEDDDEDEDDEEEQSDASLSENPDFLEKLDECMNKLKIETDKLIDSVDDEFENNKFIVTQHSNNDNNNSDNNDDDDDDDDNYDDDYAKNIKQIPMRNQNTRRNSMLPGSEMCNDIAVFSGGLKLPQNNANEKNNKLIDNNAEKKLNNNNYTMKNKYSPDILIDTLKSNEIPEEIKTLKALTINNEAKQTEVKKIQSDLDGAHKRIEELQTTIKIKEKFIADMIKNSETRSSAKMKIQRKRSKLEEEWCTTKTQLAQVKNSMYHDNENTTHKHEIERYKKIAINYEKRMHDIEMIKQIADDSAKKVLELESSLNSSKKQMEKLKKQLKKEEQRKGQLEEELSIDQKKIRELEEKYNLTASKLKEMQSESEDERVYSRSKDEIDKKKEAISARILHLGYVLAEKSMNLEKTDDTDEKAALRHEIDNLRRTKQRLVDEKCNLDVKFQKELLSTVEERKRLECGETIEAIDVIIEHKNEKICGRKYFDDNQNKKENIESILMERLSVLSSDEIIKLFLKYFRKVIDLKESSKILDEQIAETENRLQTQEVINHRLRNSLKHVNFEAERKMVFLQKQHEEKIALMFRHFDDETGSSSHDIIDKGNELVQYRIENNTLKRRLAALEELVRCPILPGASSPPRIQQQELKKIGPPKTQVTRQKNKLIIQKTGCEKRKK
- the LOC122859304 gene encoding lipopolysaccharide-induced tumor necrosis factor-alpha factor homolog isoform X2, yielding MYFFFHRDMEKQESEMSSSRPIATAPPPPPSPSALPPSYEEAIATSIRMTNSPVNITSYTSRLPLSTPYIQPTVHMPHPVNSECDTSSYSPPPAYPITSGIRIVRPPRTYNLAPGAVKMQCPSCSLEIKTSTVSDHQPMAHFCCLILCILGCCLCSCLPYFMSAFMTVHHFCPRCKVYIGTWKGFESSRRLTTV
- the LOC122859304 gene encoding lipopolysaccharide-induced tumor necrosis factor-alpha factor homolog isoform X1, whose product is MQRRKNIDMEKQESEMSSSRPIATAPPPPPSPSALPPSYEEAIATSIRMTNSPVNITSYTSRLPLSTPYIQPTVHMPHPVNSECDTSSYSPPPAYPITSGIRIVRPPRTYNLAPGAVKMQCPSCSLEIKTSTVSDHQPMAHFCCLILCILGCCLCSCLPYFMSAFMTVHHFCPRCKVYIGTWKGFESSRRLTTV
- the LOC122859304 gene encoding lipopolysaccharide-induced tumor necrosis factor-alpha factor homolog isoform X3, yielding MEKQESEMSSSRPIATAPPPPPSPSALPPSYEEAIATSIRMTNSPVNITSYTSRLPLSTPYIQPTVHMPHPVNSECDTSSYSPPPAYPITSGIRIVRPPRTYNLAPGAVKMQCPSCSLEIKTSTVSDHQPMAHFCCLILCILGCCLCSCLPYFMSAFMTVHHFCPRCKVYIGTWKGFESSRRLTTV
- the LOC122859273 gene encoding acetylcholine receptor subunit alpha-L1 isoform X1, which codes for MRAIKYIILIIIGIDICQGNPDAKRLYDDLLSNYNRLIRPVSNNTDIVVVKLGLRLSQLIDLNLKDQILTTNVWLDHEWVDHKFRWNPSEYGGVTELYVPSEHIWLPDIVLYNNADGEYGVTTMTKAVLHYTGKVLWTPPAIFKSSCEIDVRYFPFDQQTCFMKFGSWTYDGFQIDLKHMRQKKDNNKVEVGIDLREYYPSVEWDILGVPAERHEKFYPCCRQPYPDIFFNISLRRKTLFYTVNLIIPCVSISYLSILAFYLPADSGEKIALCINILLSQTMFFLLISEIIPSTSLALPLLGKYLLFTMILVALSVVITIIILNVHYRKPSTHKMAPWIRKIFIRRLPKLLLMRVPDDLLNDLAAHKIYGRGKPGKKNKFDDAISAAMRSPSVMSSPESLRHRGALIMGCNGLHQQQQQQQQQAATNRFLSTLETGIRGYNGLPTVMSGLDESMSDVVPRKKYPFELEKALHNVMFIQHHIQRQDEFNAEDQDWGFVAMVLDRLFLWIFTIASIVGTFAILCEAPSLYDYTKPIDKQLSSVAQQQFLPHNPNLVKNLVPHT
- the LOC122859273 gene encoding acetylcholine receptor subunit alpha-L1 isoform X2; this encodes MIIFKGSIMRAIKYIILIIIGIDICQGNPDAKRLYDDLLSNYNRLIRPVSNNTDIVVVKLGLRLSQLIDLNLKDQILTTNVWLDHEWVDHKFRWNPSEYGGVTELYVPSEHIWLPDIVLYNNADGEYGVTTMTKAVLHYTGKVLWTPPAIFKSSCEIDVRYFPFDQQTCFMKFGSWTYDGFQIDLKHMRQKKDNNKVEVGIDLREYYPSVEWDILGVPAERHEKFYPCCRQPYPDIFFNISLRRKTLFYTVNLIIPCVSISYLSILAFYLPADSGEKIALCINILLSQTMFFLLISEIIPSTSLALPLLGKYLLFTMILVALSVVITIIILNVHYRKPSTHKMAPWIRKIFIRRLPKLLLMRVPDDLLNDLAAHKIYGRGKPGKKNKFDDAISAAMRSPSVMSSPESLRHRGALIMGCNGLHQQQQQQQQQAATNRFLSTLETGIRGYNGLPTVMSGLDESMSDVVPRKKYPFELEKALHNVMFIQHHIQRQDEFNAEDQDWGFVAMVLDRLFLWIFTIASIVGTFAILCEAPSLYDYTKPIDKQLSSVAQQQFLPHNPNLVKNLVPHT